The following are encoded together in the Luteolibacter rhizosphaerae genome:
- a CDS encoding FkbM family methyltransferase, protein MKVSPYKRLEKAFKRAYLKPLTLIRYGTLKPERAKLHGSDHWIYIDAADPCALKKVVEEPLRGKVSDNLIFWRDFNRHLKPDLIVDVGLNYGECLFGTDYDDKTLLYGFEANPRLISHLEKSQAEHPAGLRMTITNCLVSDSPAEDIPFYVNPDWSGSSSAVREMNTRPQTLEFKLSAKTIDSVVPLSEARGKTLLFKMDIEGYESKALKGFIETLASVGRSVGFIEFDAQYIRWAGESPEEYLAWLQRRFDTYRVGNIGAKKLRKVESYDQIPKLHGDPNRLHTDLVLVGKQTPDGWLAPEWSIAQ, encoded by the coding sequence ATGAAAGTCAGCCCCTACAAGCGCTTGGAGAAAGCCTTCAAACGCGCTTATCTCAAGCCACTTACGCTCATCCGCTACGGTACCCTGAAGCCGGAACGGGCGAAGCTCCATGGCAGCGACCACTGGATCTACATCGATGCCGCCGACCCCTGCGCCCTGAAAAAGGTCGTGGAGGAGCCGCTACGTGGCAAAGTCTCGGACAATCTGATCTTCTGGCGGGACTTCAACCGTCACCTGAAACCCGATCTGATCGTGGATGTCGGCCTCAATTACGGCGAGTGCCTCTTCGGCACGGACTACGACGACAAAACCCTGCTCTACGGCTTCGAGGCGAATCCCCGCCTGATCTCGCATTTGGAGAAGAGTCAGGCCGAGCACCCCGCCGGTCTCCGCATGACGATCACGAACTGCCTCGTCTCGGACTCCCCGGCCGAGGACATCCCGTTCTACGTGAATCCGGACTGGAGCGGTAGCTCCTCCGCCGTGCGCGAGATGAATACCCGCCCGCAGACCTTGGAGTTCAAGCTCTCCGCGAAGACCATCGATTCCGTGGTTCCCCTCAGCGAGGCGCGCGGCAAGACCCTGCTCTTCAAGATGGATATCGAGGGCTACGAATCGAAGGCGCTCAAAGGCTTCATCGAGACTCTTGCCTCCGTCGGTCGCTCGGTCGGTTTCATCGAGTTTGATGCCCAATACATCCGTTGGGCAGGGGAATCTCCGGAGGAGTATCTGGCATGGCTCCAGCGCCGTTTTGATACCTACCGCGTGGGGAACATCGGTGCCAAGAAGCTGCGCAAGGTCGAGTCCTATGACCAGATCCCGAAGCTTCACGGCGACCCGAACCGCCTCCACACCGACCTCGTCCTCGTCGGCAAGCAAACTCCGGACGGTTGGCTGGCCCCGGAGTGGAGCATCGCGCAATAA
- a CDS encoding SGNH/GDSL hydrolase family protein: MIPELPASTLAEVVSLADDLDALITRKPRTTATPFDERRRALLSKHLGREAPQGIEPITCLGDSNTMFFAGAERLRFIRYRRSAFWKPHWINRGLDLLPCFRVFHVGPATAWKAGDPGSSTRSREKIEILLKKDIKPGSRILMSFGEIDCRIHMAKAVKAGGKIEEVVEKTAAKFVKLPAEIAARGFKPAVWGPPQIIPKDEKLSSPTFPFIGSYEMRRDITYAYVERLKFHCAEQGIPFLSVAGLYHPREEKAERALFHDGTHLSQRLMPLALRELQKAGILQIP, encoded by the coding sequence GTGATTCCCGAATTGCCCGCGTCCACCTTGGCCGAAGTCGTTTCACTGGCCGACGACCTCGATGCCCTGATCACCCGCAAACCGCGCACCACCGCCACGCCCTTCGACGAGCGTCGCCGCGCGCTGCTCTCGAAACACTTGGGCCGCGAAGCGCCGCAGGGGATCGAGCCGATCACCTGCCTTGGCGATAGCAATACGATGTTCTTCGCCGGAGCGGAGCGTCTGCGCTTTATCCGCTATCGCCGCAGCGCCTTTTGGAAACCGCATTGGATCAACCGCGGCCTCGATCTCTTGCCTTGCTTCCGCGTCTTTCACGTCGGTCCTGCCACCGCATGGAAGGCGGGCGACCCGGGTTCCTCCACCCGCTCCCGCGAGAAGATCGAGATCCTCCTCAAGAAGGACATCAAGCCCGGCTCGCGGATCCTCATGTCCTTCGGCGAGATCGATTGCCGCATCCACATGGCCAAGGCGGTGAAGGCTGGCGGCAAGATCGAGGAAGTCGTCGAGAAGACCGCGGCGAAGTTCGTGAAGCTCCCGGCGGAGATCGCGGCCCGCGGCTTCAAGCCCGCCGTCTGGGGACCTCCGCAAATCATCCCGAAGGACGAGAAGCTCTCCAGCCCGACCTTTCCCTTCATCGGATCCTATGAAATGCGCCGCGACATCACTTACGCCTATGTCGAGCGCCTGAAGTTCCACTGCGCGGAGCAGGGCATTCCTTTTCTCAGCGTCGCCGGGCTCTATCACCCGCGGGAGGAGAAGGCCGAGCGGGCGCTCTTCCACGACGGCACCCATCTTTCCCAACGCCTGATGCCGCTGGCGCTCCGGGAACTCCAGAAGGCGGGCATCCTCCAGATTCCCTGA